One Alicyclobacillus vulcanalis genomic window carries:
- a CDS encoding aldose 1-epimerase, whose translation MPAVETTYGGERAVRLSKGSYEAYLLPGWGNLVALRDVTRGFRFLREPEHEMEEFRKAPGRYGIPVLYPPNRYRDGEFTIAGKAYRLPVNEEATHNHLHGFFMRIEWPVVDMGEDEAGAYVEIAHEVKEGHPVYAHWPHTFRFGIRYELSDEGLVQRVRIENRGHEPMPVMLGFHTAVNVPFSPASRAEACSIQLTIGERWELDDRKLPTGRFQPLNENERKMPTGGANPFYEPMDNHYTARPQGGHNRMVLTDAELGLAFVYDVDLQYRHWMVWNNNCCGTFFCPEPQTSMVNAPNMDLPQDVTGLIVLAPSESFSATSRMYVEPSNR comes from the coding sequence ATGCCCGCAGTGGAGACGACGTACGGCGGTGAGCGCGCGGTACGCCTCTCGAAGGGCAGCTACGAGGCCTACCTGTTGCCAGGCTGGGGCAATCTCGTGGCCCTTCGCGACGTGACGCGCGGCTTCCGGTTCCTTCGAGAGCCGGAGCATGAGATGGAGGAGTTTCGCAAGGCGCCTGGCCGGTATGGCATTCCGGTCCTGTACCCGCCGAACCGGTACCGGGATGGGGAATTCACCATCGCCGGCAAGGCGTATCGCCTGCCGGTGAATGAGGAGGCCACGCACAATCATCTGCATGGGTTTTTCATGCGCATCGAGTGGCCGGTCGTCGACATGGGGGAGGACGAGGCAGGCGCATACGTCGAGATCGCCCACGAAGTGAAAGAGGGCCATCCGGTGTATGCACATTGGCCACACACGTTCCGGTTCGGCATCCGCTATGAGCTGTCGGACGAGGGGCTGGTCCAGCGGGTGCGCATCGAGAATCGCGGCCACGAGCCCATGCCGGTCATGTTGGGATTTCACACGGCGGTCAACGTGCCCTTCTCGCCAGCGTCGCGCGCGGAGGCGTGTTCGATCCAACTGACCATTGGCGAACGATGGGAATTGGATGATCGGAAGCTGCCCACGGGACGGTTTCAGCCCCTGAACGAAAATGAGCGCAAGATGCCTACGGGGGGCGCCAATCCGTTCTACGAGCCGATGGACAATCACTATACCGCGAGGCCGCAGGGCGGCCACAATCGGATGGTCTTGACCGACGCGGAGCTCGGGCTCGCATTCGTGTACGACGTGGATCTCCAGTACCGCCACTGGATGGTGTGGAACAACAACTGCTGCGGCACGTTCTTCTGCCCGGAGCCGCAGACGAGCATGGTGAACGCGCCCAACATGGACCTGCCGCAGGACGTGACCGGTCTCATCGTGCTCGCGCCGTCCGAGTCGTTCTCCGCAACGAGCCGCATGTACGTCGAACCGTCCAACCGGTGA
- a CDS encoding M3 family metallopeptidase, translating into MALRSRREVPEHETWDLSPLFQDVAAWEQACARVRQLADELANIAANSFSDPAGVSRALALHDEMLRLGTDVERYAMSKFAEDATDEDAQRLVSMAQLSLERAGEASEALVAALCRVPAPTLARWVDDPSLKPYAPYFAEIERVRAHRLADDAEKALAAHAAAFSLPSSIYEAATGADMRFEPVRDSQGHEVGVTPSALLMHIETSHDTALRHRAYDSVVQGLRPYQHTLARSLGAKIQNDVVAARLRGFGNVFEMLQAMRLGGTMAANQVPPEHYFMVQDVMMRELAPHMRRLAQLRKRVMGLEKLRLCDTKAPFVPLTDAELTFDDARELIVEAATPLGSTYGDILRRAFEERWIYWARNQGNWNGAFCGESSAHPYVFSPFEGGMYGVFVMAHELGHAVHLYLACQDERPSNLAFSNLFIETPSTLMEHMVAHALLRRAGDDAARAKVWMMQMFTFHHDFVTHQTEAEILRRLYTLADRGQPLSTEVFRRVSRQVLTDFWQDAVDLDEGADLYWMRQPHYYMGLYPYTYAVGLAASTLLADRILAGDEDTLARWIEVLRVGGGKTPLELFQHVGLDMGDEAPYREAIRKVGEIVDHLERAFS; encoded by the coding sequence ATGGCACTGAGATCGCGCCGTGAGGTGCCCGAACATGAGACGTGGGACTTATCGCCTTTGTTTCAGGATGTCGCGGCATGGGAGCAGGCGTGCGCACGCGTCCGCCAGCTCGCCGATGAGCTCGCGAATATCGCCGCAAACTCGTTTTCCGATCCGGCCGGCGTGAGCCGGGCGCTGGCGCTCCACGACGAGATGTTAAGGCTCGGCACGGACGTCGAGCGGTACGCGATGAGCAAATTCGCCGAAGACGCGACAGATGAGGACGCGCAGCGGCTTGTGTCCATGGCCCAGCTTTCCTTGGAACGCGCGGGTGAGGCGTCGGAAGCGCTCGTGGCGGCGCTCTGCCGCGTGCCGGCGCCTACGCTCGCCCGCTGGGTGGACGATCCGTCCTTGAAGCCGTACGCGCCGTATTTCGCAGAGATTGAGCGCGTCCGCGCGCATCGCCTGGCGGATGACGCGGAAAAAGCGCTTGCCGCTCACGCCGCGGCCTTTTCGCTGCCGTCGAGCATCTACGAGGCTGCGACAGGCGCGGATATGCGTTTCGAGCCCGTGCGGGACAGCCAGGGCCACGAAGTGGGCGTCACGCCTTCGGCGCTGCTCATGCACATCGAGACGTCCCACGACACCGCGCTTCGACACAGGGCGTACGACAGCGTGGTCCAGGGCCTGCGCCCGTATCAGCACACTCTGGCGCGATCGCTCGGGGCGAAAATCCAAAATGACGTGGTGGCGGCGCGCCTGCGCGGGTTTGGCAACGTGTTTGAGATGCTGCAGGCCATGCGCCTCGGCGGTACCATGGCGGCCAATCAGGTGCCGCCCGAGCATTACTTCATGGTGCAGGACGTCATGATGCGCGAACTCGCCCCACACATGCGCCGCCTGGCGCAGCTGCGCAAGCGCGTGATGGGGCTCGAAAAGCTCCGGCTGTGCGACACCAAGGCGCCCTTTGTCCCGCTGACCGATGCGGAGCTCACGTTTGACGACGCGCGCGAACTGATTGTAGAAGCGGCGACCCCGCTTGGCAGCACGTATGGTGACATCCTGCGGCGCGCGTTCGAGGAGCGCTGGATTTATTGGGCGCGCAACCAGGGCAACTGGAACGGAGCCTTTTGCGGGGAATCGAGCGCGCATCCGTACGTGTTCTCGCCCTTTGAAGGCGGCATGTACGGCGTCTTCGTCATGGCCCACGAGCTCGGGCACGCGGTGCACCTCTACCTGGCGTGTCAGGACGAGCGCCCGTCCAATTTGGCGTTTTCCAATCTGTTCATTGAAACGCCGTCCACACTCATGGAACACATGGTGGCGCACGCGCTGCTGCGCCGCGCGGGAGACGACGCGGCCCGCGCCAAGGTGTGGATGATGCAGATGTTCACCTTCCACCACGATTTCGTCACGCATCAGACCGAGGCCGAGATCCTGCGCCGCCTGTACACGCTCGCCGATCGCGGCCAGCCGCTTTCGACCGAGGTGTTTCGCCGGGTCTCGCGCCAGGTGTTGACCGACTTCTGGCAGGACGCCGTCGATCTCGACGAGGGCGCCGATCTCTACTGGATGCGCCAGCCGCACTATTACATGGGCTTGTATCCGTACACGTATGCCGTGGGGCTCGCCGCGTCGACGCTGTTGGCGGATCGCATTCTCGCGGGCGATGAAGATACGCTGGCGAGGTGGATTGAGGTGCTTCGGGTCGGCGGTGGCAAGACACCGCTCGAGCTGTTCCAGCACGTGGGCCTCGACATGGGAGACGAGGCGCCTTACCGCGAGGCCATTCGCAAGGTGGGCGAGATCGTCGACCATCTGGAGCGCGCCTTTTCCTGA